Proteins co-encoded in one Candidatus Bathyarchaeota archaeon genomic window:
- the rrp41 gene encoding exosome complex exonuclease Rrp41 produces the protein MNEKKIEKLIDKKGIRSDGRKADELRPVKLQVGVLSNADGSAYVEHGKNKILAAAFGPREMHPKHLAQPDRMVLRCRYHMAPFSVQERKSPAPSRREVELSKVIKESLEPALFLELYPRTGVDVFVEVLQADGGTRCASITAAALAIADAGVPMRDLVVACAAGKVDDTVVVDLYDAEDKLGAADVPFAFMPSLNAVTLLQMDGILTPAEFEKAVNMAMDGCKKIYELQKEALKTKYMVVKEVEE, from the coding sequence ATGAATGAGAAAAAAATTGAAAAATTAATTGATAAAAAAGGCATCCGTTCAGATGGCAGAAAAGCGGATGAACTTCGACCTGTAAAACTTCAAGTAGGCGTACTTTCAAACGCTGATGGATCAGCCTATGTTGAACACGGAAAAAACAAGATCTTAGCGGCTGCATTTGGTCCAAGAGAAATGCATCCTAAACACTTAGCACAGCCAGACCGCATGGTTCTACGCTGCAGATACCACATGGCGCCATTCTCCGTACAGGAACGAAAATCACCTGCACCATCCAGACGAGAAGTTGAACTATCCAAAGTCATAAAAGAATCATTAGAACCAGCACTATTTTTGGAACTTTACCCAAGAACAGGCGTAGATGTTTTCGTGGAAGTCCTGCAAGCAGACGGCGGAACAAGATGCGCAAGTATCACTGCAGCAGCCCTAGCAATCGCTGATGCTGGTGTTCCCATGCGCGACTTGGTTGTTGCTTGTGCCGCTGGCAAAGTTGATGACACAGTGGTTGTTGACCTTTACGATGCTGAAGACAAGCTTGGTGCCGCAGATGTTCCTTTTGCTTTCATGCCTAGTTTGAATGCTGTTACACTTCTCCAGATGGATGGCATTCTTACGCCCGCTGAATTTGAAAAAGCAGTGAACATGGCTATGGATGGTTGCAAGAAGATCTATGAGCTCCAGAAGGAAGCGTTAAAAACAAAGTACATGGTGGTTAAGGAGGTTGAAGAGTAA